From Carassius gibelio isolate Cgi1373 ecotype wild population from Czech Republic chromosome B21, carGib1.2-hapl.c, whole genome shotgun sequence, the proteins below share one genomic window:
- the LOC127985898 gene encoding golgin subfamily A member 6-like protein 22: protein MSGEHPNMSANLSGKQKLNLVLCGSDGSLKVSVLKLLRGKKIKTSCWQTSSEVSEKKEEKIHGRLIRLLEFPVLSCLSEEEAMHQTLRCVSLCHPGVHAFIITVPVGPLTDESKGEIEMIQKLFNCREHFILLFTTEFTVEASMTDFVKSTPECQRLISLCGGQYRVMGLKEPKNSKQIPDLLDYIENMNTEPYSLQMHVKAQEIKTRRELEGKMREMESTIKDLQKKIPTESAKGEADDIECLRIVLIGRTGNGKSATGNTILGEKRFCSQSSIDSVTTVCMKGVGEVDGRSVAVVDTPGLFDTTLKNEQVVEEIVTCVSLSSPGPHVFVIVLSVGRFTKEENDTMQLIKKIFGHKAAQFSIVLFTGGDKLKNKSINEYVSETKNAEFRKLISDCGNRFLVFNNTEKQERTQVIQLLNMIEEVRNSSQGRYFTNSMFEEAEMSIKKRMEQILKEREREIHAENEMLKAKYKTEMKNVMKRLDEEKQKVDEEKMKIENQFREKEKNLRKVFEEKEKTEQKKREIVNQKRSEEEKQQRAEYHHKIEEMKREIENQRSDYEKQQKEREEDYRKREEKYREDLEKIKHEQKRIIAEVQRKQEEETKKRESEERKRIEQEEKEREEWRRRIKEAENDRKETQEEIKRQQREWEDEKKRQMREREEEERKRKEKHEEQLKEKQKELEKMRKRFEREKEEERQKIEEERQKRRREKEEKEREYEEKKQETKRHYEQLEGERKEEWERRKREDDERQEEERKRWKKIVDDLKQEQEEETKKREREENWRKEREEKERNEMKQKHEEEMREMKKKHEDEARKQAEEWNDFREKKEKHVQELQQMLEDHQKQHDVLEKLYQHLQNQKEDEIKELLQEVEKLKNNSSCSIL from the exons ATGAGTGGTGAACATCCTAACA TGTCAGCAAACCTCTCTGGAAAACAGAAGCTAAATCTTGTGCTGTGTGGAAGTGATGGATCACTTAAGGTCTCTGTGTTAAAACTTTTACGTGGGAAAAAGATTAAAACTTCATGTTGGCAAACGAGCAGTGAAGTGAGTGAGAAGAAAGAGGAGAAGATACATGGACGTCTGATCAGGCTGCTGGAGTTTCCCGTTCTCAGTTGTCTCTCAGAGGAAGAAGCGATGCATCAGACTCTccgctgtgtgtctctctgtcatcCTGGAGTTCATGCCTTCATCATAACTGTTCCTGTTGGTCCACTGACTGATGAAAGCAAAGGAGAAATAGAAATGATTCAGAAGTTATTTAACTGTAGAGAGCATTTTATACTGCTCTTCACAACAGAGTTTACTGTTGAAGCATCAATGACAGATTTCGTCAAATCCACTCCAGAATGTCAGAGGTTAATCAGTCTCTGTGGAGGTCAGTACAGAGTGATGGGGTTGAAGGAACCTAAAAACTCAAAACAGATCCCAGATCTACTGGATTATATAGAGAACATGAACACTGAACCATATTCACTTCAGATGCATGTGAAAGCTCAAGAGATTAAAACCAGACGTGAACTGGAGGGAAAAATGAGGGAAATGGAAAGTACGATCAAAGACCTGCAGAAGAAGATTCCAACAGAAA GTGCTAAAGGTGAAGCAGATGATATCGAGTGTTTGAGAATTGTGCTAATTGGAAGGACAGGAAATGGAAAGAGTGCAACAGGAAACACTATTCTGGGGGAAAAAAGGTTTTGCAGCCAATCAAGCATAGATTCAGTGACAACAGTTTGTATGAAGGGAGTTGGTGAAGTTGATGGTCGATCAGTGGCTGTTGTTGATACTCCAGGACTCTTTGACACGACACTGAAAAATGAACAAGTGGTGGAAGAAATAGTGACATGTGTTTCACTCTCGTCACCTGGACCTCATGTGTTTGTCATTGTGTTGAGTGTGGGAAGATTCACCAAGGAAGAGAATGATACTATGCAGTTGATTAAGAAGATCTTTGGTCATAAAGCTGCTCAGTTCAGTATCGTCCTGTTCACTGGAGGAGACAAGCTGAAAAATAAGTCCATAAATGAATATGTCAGTGAAACTAAAAATGCTGAATTCAGGAAGCTGATCAGTGATTGTGGAAACAGATTCCTGGTTTTTAATAACACAGAAAAACAAGAAAGAACTCAAGTGATTCAACTGTTAAACATGATAGAAGAGGTGAGAAATAGTAGTCAGGGTAGATATTTCACTAACAGCATGTTTGAGGAGGCAGAGATGTCCATTAAAAAGAGAATGGAGCAaatactgaaagagagagagagagaaattcatGCTGAAAATGAGATGTTAAAAGCAAAATATAAGACTGAAATGAAAAACGTGATGAAGAGACTTGATGAAGAGAAACAAAAAGTAGATGAGGAGAAAATGAAAATAGAGAATCAAttcagagaaaaagagaaaaatctcAGGAAAGTGtttgaagagaaagagaaaacagaacaGAAGAAAAGAGAGATTGTGAACCAAAAACGATCAGAAGAGGAAAAACAGCAAAGAGCTGAATATCATCATAAAATagaagagatgaagagagagatTGAAAATCAGAGATCAGATTATGAAAAAcagcagaaagaaagagaagaagactatagaaagagagaagagaaataCAGAGAAGATCTAGAAaagataaaacatgaacaaaaacgtATTATAGCAGAGGTTCAGAGGAAACAAGAAGAAGAAACTAAGAAGAGAGAATCTGAGGAAAGAAAGAGGATTGaacaagaagagaaagagagagaggaatggagaagaagaataaaagaGGCTGAAAATGACAGAAAAGAGACTCAAGAGGAAATTAAACGACAGCAGAGAGAATGGGAGGATGAAAAGAAACGGCAGATGAGAGAACGagaggaagaagaaagaaagagaaaagagaaacatgaggaacaactgaaagaaaaacaaaaagaactggagaaaatgagaaagagatttgaaagagagaaagaagaagaaagacaaaagatagaggaggagagacagaaacgcagaagagaaaaagaagaaaaagagagagaatatgAAGAAAAGAAACAGGAAACAAAAAGACATTATGAACAAttggagggagagagaaaagaggagtgGGAGAGAAGAAAACGAGAAGATGATGAGAGAcaagaagaagagagaaagagatggaagAAAATTGTTGATGATCTGAAACAAGAACAAGAAGAAGAGaccaagaaaagagaaagagaggagaattggagaaaagaaagagaagagaaggaGCGAAATGAAATGAAACAGAAACATGAAGAGGAAATGAGAGAGATGAAGAAGAAACATGAAGATGAAGCCAGAAAACAAGCAGAAGAATGGAATGAtttcagagagaaaaaagagaagcACGTTCAGGAGCTTCAGCAGATGCTGGAAGATCATCAGAAACAACATGACGTACTGGAGAAACTCTACCAACACCTCCAGAATCAGAAAGAAGATGAAATAAAAGAGCTGCTACAAGAAGTGGAAAAACTGAAGAATAATTCAAGCTGTTCTATTCTGTGA